From Calditrichota bacterium, a single genomic window includes:
- a CDS encoding TIM barrel protein, whose protein sequence is MSYRLPDIRFQRKAVDPQVMLANLAQDLEIKPSVGIWYFTPGGGRFHERFVPEASIPQRIEMAAEMAKLGVKGIEAHYPAEVNEENAHLYQKLAKETGIRLVGVPFSHFYDKIFEFGSMSNPDPAVRKRAKEIAVGGLKLVKELGADLAISWPGMDGYRYLHGTPFMRMWDLFETTLAEAMDEVPGVRVAIEPKGYEPAPNNIYRTTAEGILAAQRIEKKLRNPENRRLLEQGHALVGLNPEVGHVKMSFEILPAAYSLVAMEGRLAHTHWNSQPDGNYDQDNNIGVVNPHETEALLYALWAIGYNGYFGIDINPENMPVHKAVELNIKALEKMKERVARLPHERIMECHLNPAKHRGELEEILIANW, encoded by the coding sequence ATGAGCTATCGTCTACCCGATATCCGCTTTCAGCGGAAGGCGGTCGATCCCCAAGTAATGCTCGCCAACCTGGCGCAGGATTTGGAGATCAAGCCCTCGGTCGGCATTTGGTACTTCACGCCGGGGGGTGGCCGCTTTCACGAGCGATTTGTGCCGGAGGCTTCCATTCCCCAGCGCATCGAGATGGCTGCAGAGATGGCCAAACTGGGGGTGAAGGGGATTGAGGCGCACTATCCGGCGGAGGTCAACGAGGAAAACGCGCATCTCTACCAGAAATTAGCCAAAGAGACCGGCATTCGCTTGGTAGGGGTGCCATTCTCCCACTTCTACGACAAGATCTTTGAATTCGGCAGCATGTCCAATCCGGATCCGGCCGTGCGCAAGCGGGCGAAAGAGATCGCTGTGGGCGGCCTGAAGCTCGTTAAGGAGCTCGGCGCAGACCTGGCCATCTCGTGGCCCGGCATGGATGGCTATCGCTACCTGCACGGCACGCCCTTCATGCGCATGTGGGACCTCTTTGAGACAACCCTCGCCGAGGCCATGGACGAGGTGCCTGGCGTGCGCGTGGCCATCGAGCCAAAGGGCTACGAGCCCGCACCCAACAACATCTATCGCACCACTGCTGAAGGCATCCTTGCCGCACAACGCATCGAGAAGAAGCTGCGCAACCCGGAGAATCGCCGGCTGCTGGAGCAGGGGCACGCCCTGGTCGGCCTCAATCCCGAGGTGGGGCATGTGAAGATGAGCTTCGAGATCCTGCCTGCCGCCTACTCGCTGGTGGCCATGGAGGGGCGTTTGGCGCACACCCACTGGAACAGCCAGCCCGACGGCAACTACGACCAGGACAACAACATCGGCGTGGTCAATCCACACGAGACTGAGGCGCTGCTGTACGCCCTCTGGGCCATCGGCTACAACGGCTACTTTGGCATCGACATCAACCCGGAGAACATGCCGGTACACAAGGCGGTAGAGCTCAACATCAAGGCGTTGGAGAAGATGAAGGAGCGCGTGGCGAGGCTGCCGCACGAACGCATCATGGAGTGCCACCTCAATCCGGCCAAACATCGCGGCGAATTGGAGGAGATTCTCATCGCCAACTGGTGA
- a CDS encoding flavodoxin domain-containing protein: MRVLVAYGSKYGATKEIAERVGQVLREAGVQADVRAAGEAGDLSSYGAAVIGSAVYAGQWRKEAGALLQKHERELSALPVWIFSSGPLGRGDAVTLLRGWRIPKALEAAVQRLAPRDIAVFRGALDASKLNRFERLILRLMKAQVGDFRDWDAIEAWARGIAATLKEK, encoded by the coding sequence ATGCGAGTGCTTGTGGCGTACGGGAGCAAGTACGGGGCGACCAAAGAGATCGCCGAGAGGGTCGGGCAGGTGTTACGGGAGGCTGGGGTGCAGGCCGACGTGCGCGCGGCAGGTGAGGCTGGCGACTTGAGCTCCTACGGCGCGGCGGTCATCGGCAGCGCCGTCTACGCTGGACAGTGGCGCAAGGAGGCCGGTGCCTTGCTGCAGAAGCACGAGCGTGAGCTCAGCGCACTGCCGGTCTGGATCTTTTCCAGTGGCCCCTTAGGCAGAGGCGATGCAGTAACCCTCCTGCGCGGCTGGCGCATCCCCAAGGCGTTGGAGGCGGCCGTGCAGCGCCTGGCGCCGCGGGATATCGCCGTCTTTCGCGGCGCCCTGGATGCCAGCAAGCTCAACCGGTTTGAGCGCCTCATCCTCCGCCTCATGAAGGCGCAGGTCGGCGATTTTCGCGACTGGGACGCAATCGAAGCGTGGGCCAGGGGCATAGCCGCAACGCTCAAAGAAAAGTAG
- a CDS encoding GyrI-like domain-containing protein produces MRKIDLKRELAHLYNPSPHKVAIVDVPPLNFLMIDGAGDPNLSPAYHQAIEALFSLSYTLKFMAKKGKGVDYGVMPLEGLWWTDDPTQWSNKSLWQWTAMIMQPEWVTPDMVAEALRVVKEKKGLTALDQVRFECYHEGLAAQIMHLGPYDAEGPTIAKLHDFIRESGHELRGKHHEIYLSDPQRSAPERLKTVLRQPMGGPLRT; encoded by the coding sequence ATGCGCAAAATTGACCTAAAAAGAGAGCTCGCGCACCTGTACAATCCCTCGCCGCACAAAGTGGCCATCGTCGATGTCCCTCCGCTCAACTTCTTGATGATTGATGGCGCCGGCGACCCCAACCTCTCGCCTGCATACCACCAGGCCATCGAAGCGCTCTTCTCACTCTCCTACACCCTTAAGTTCATGGCCAAAAAAGGCAAAGGTGTTGACTACGGGGTGATGCCCTTGGAAGGCCTGTGGTGGACAGACGATCCCACCCAGTGGAGCAATAAGAGTCTTTGGCAGTGGACGGCGATGATCATGCAGCCAGAATGGGTCACCCCCGACATGGTGGCCGAAGCACTCCGCGTAGTCAAGGAAAAGAAAGGCCTGACCGCCTTGGACCAGGTGCGGTTCGAGTGCTATCATGAGGGTTTGGCTGCCCAGATCATGCACCTTGGCCCGTACGATGCAGAAGGGCCGACGATAGCTAAGCTGCATGACTTTATCAGAGAAAGCGGCCATGAGCTGCGGGGGAAACATCACGAAATCTACCTCAGTGACCCGCAAAGGAGCGCGCCGGAGAGGCTGAAGACGGTGCTGCGCCAACCCATGGGCGGGCCTCTCAGGACATGA